A window of the Branchiostoma floridae strain S238N-H82 chromosome 12, Bfl_VNyyK, whole genome shotgun sequence genome harbors these coding sequences:
- the LOC118427693 gene encoding uncharacterized protein LOC118427693 isoform X3, whose protein sequence is MVLPLRCMVTFLVTFASLCSAQSVYRPPADEKCACSPVMNPVVNCGTTGNDDIQVLKTEMAAMAERVQQQQGDIQQLQTEGAAKDQSIQQLRDEINQLQNETAAENQRSQNKTQQLQSEMVSKDQRTQTEIQELKTEMAARDERIQQQQDDLQQLLGESETKDQRIQALEQRTYIEHCESGVLDTPYNVLASGSGSRYRDLTATFSTPFRTTPVVTVGIRKLDIYRSRNTRISTTVTSKSPRSLTVRIITWADTRVHVAGIYWMACA, encoded by the exons ATGGTCTTGCCTTTACGCTGTATGGTAACGTTCCTTGTGACGTTTGCGTCCCTGTGTTCTGCCCAGTCGGTCTATAGACCACCGGCAGACGAGAAATGTGCGTGTAGTCCGGTAATGAATCCTGTGGTGAATTGTGGAACGACGGGGAACGACGACATACAGGTGTTGAAAACAGAGATGGCAGCTATGGCCGAAAGGGTCCAACAACAGCAGGGCGATATACAGCAGCTTCAGACAGAAGGGGCGGCTAAAGACCAAAGTATCCAACAACTGCGGGATGAGATAAACCAGCTTCAGAACGAGACAGCAGCCGAGAACCAAAGGAGCCAGAACAAGACTCAACAACTCCAATCAGAGATGGTATCCAAGGATCAAAGGACCCAGACTGAGATACAGGAGCTCAAAACAGAGATGGCAGCTAGGGACGAAAGGatccaacaacaacaggacGATCTACAGCAGCTTCTGGGAGAAAGCGAGACTAAAGACCAACGGATCCAGGCGCTGGAACAGAGAACCTACATCGAACACT GTGAATCCGGTGTGTTGGATACACCTTACAACGTTCTCGCCTCCGGATCAGGTAGCCGCTACCGAGACCTGACCGCAACGTTCAGCACGCCCTTCCGGACAACTCCTGTGGTCACGGTCGGCATCAGGAAGCTGGACATTTATAGGAGTAGAAACACGCGGATCTCAACTACAGTAACGTCTAAATCGCCAAGAAGCCTGACGGTGCGCATTATCACCTGGGCGGACACAAGGGTGCATGTTGCGGGCATCTACTGGATGGCATGTGCATGA
- the LOC118427693 gene encoding uncharacterized protein LOC118427693 isoform X2 gives METKVYVILVLIVLCGASPQVFGSALQGGSQPDAGDSSQLAGADSCTEPGGVCPPVDSNDGNNQDEPKGIFAYVSFLHDINAQLQTFLHLAKDQSIQLLRDELNRLQRDTKAEIQQLRSEMASKDQRTQAEIQQLKTEMAARNERIQQQQDDIEQLTGEGVAKNQKIQALEQRNYIERCESGVLDTPYNVLASGSGSRYRDLTATFSTPFRTTPVVTVGIRKLDIYRSRNTRISTTVTSKSPRSLTVRIITWADTRVHVAGIYWMACA, from the exons ATGGAGACAAAGGTTTACGTCATCTTGGTCTTGATCGTTCTTTGCGGAGCTTCTCCGCAAG TCTTTGGCAGCGCTCTGCAAGGTGGGTCCCAGCCAGATGCAGGAGACTCTTCACAACTTGCAG GTGCAGACAGCTGCACAGAACCAGGTGGAGTCTGTCCTCCAGTGGATAGCAATGATGGCAACAACCAAGATGAACCCAAAGGTATATTTGCATATG TCTCATTTCTACACGACATCAACGCCCAGCTGCAGACCTTTCTTCATTTGGCAAAAGATCAGAGTATCCAACTATTGCGGGATGAGTTGAATCGGCTTCAGAGGGACACAAAAGCCGAAATCCAACAGCTCAGGTCAGAGATGGCATCCAAGGACCAAAGGACCCAGGCCGAAATACAGCAGCTCAAAACAGAGATGGCAGCTAGGAATGAAAGGATCCAACAACAGCAGGACGACATAGAGCAGCTTACGGGGGAAGGGGTGGCTAAAAACCAAAAGATCCAGGCACTGGAACAGAGAAACTACATCGAACGCT GTGAATCCGGTGTGTTGGATACACCTTACAACGTTCTCGCCTCCGGATCAGGTAGCCGCTACCGAGACCTGACCGCAACGTTCAGCACGCCCTTCCGGACAACTCCTGTGGTCACGGTCGGCATCAGGAAGCTGGACATTTATAGGAGTAGAAACACGCGGATCTCAACTACAGTAACGTCTAAATCGCCAAGAAGCCTGACGGTGCGCATTATCACCTGGGCGGACACAAGGGTGCATGTTGCGGGCATCTACTGGATGGCATGTGCATGA
- the LOC118427693 gene encoding uncharacterized protein LOC118427693 isoform X1, whose product METKVYVILVLIVLCGASPQVFGSALQGGSQPDAGDSSQLAGADSCTEPGGVCPPVDSNDGNNQDEPKGIFAYVSFLHDINAQLQTFLHLAKDQSIQLLRDELNRLQRDTKAEIQQLRSEMASKDQRTQAEIQQLKTEMAARNERIQQQQDDIEQLTGEGVAKNQKIQALEQRNYIERCESGVLNTPYKALATGSGTRYRDLTATFSKPFRTTPVVTIGIRHLDINQRINTRITTEVRSKSPTTMTVRLQTWTNSVVYSAGIYWMACA is encoded by the exons ATGGAGACAAAGGTTTACGTCATCTTGGTCTTGATCGTTCTTTGCGGAGCTTCTCCGCAAG TCTTTGGCAGCGCTCTGCAAGGTGGGTCCCAGCCAGATGCAGGAGACTCTTCACAACTTGCAG GTGCAGACAGCTGCACAGAACCAGGTGGAGTCTGTCCTCCAGTGGATAGCAATGATGGCAACAACCAAGATGAACCCAAAGGTATATTTGCATATG TCTCATTTCTACACGACATCAACGCCCAGCTGCAGACCTTTCTTCATTTGGCAAAAGATCAGAGTATCCAACTATTGCGGGATGAGTTGAATCGGCTTCAGAGGGACACAAAAGCCGAAATCCAACAGCTCAGGTCAGAGATGGCATCCAAGGACCAAAGGACCCAGGCCGAAATACAGCAGCTCAAAACAGAGATGGCAGCTAGGAATGAAAGGATCCAACAACAGCAGGACGACATAGAGCAGCTTACGGGGGAAGGGGTGGCTAAAAACCAAAAGATCCAGGCACTGGAACAGAGAAACTACATCGAACGCT GTGAATCCGGTGTGTTAAATACACCTTACAAGGCTCTCGCCACCGGATCAGGTACCCGCTACCGAGACCTGACCGCAACGTTCAGCAAGCCCTTCCGGACAACTCCTGTGGTCACGATCGGCATCAGGCATCTGGACATAAATCAGCGCATAAACACGCGTATCACAACTGAAGTAAGGTCTAAATCGCCCACAACAATGACGGTACGTCTTCAAACCTGGACGAACTCAGTGGTGTACAGTGCGGGCATCTACTGGATGGCTTGTGCATGA
- the LOC118427695 gene encoding SWR1 complex bromodomain subunit bdf1-like has product MGAAEWFIHPVDPAVAPDYYNIIKQPMDFSTIKKKLEGGQYNSMEEFHSDMQLIKSNCFQYNPPGHEARRDCEEVFNFYLHEYGKLMEKCKTVVVVPKSPKKFKLDVSKSPSKSL; this is encoded by the exons ATGGGGGCAGCAGAGTGGTTTATTCACCCTG TTGACCCGGCAGTGGCCCCTGACTACTACAACATCATCAAACAACCCATGGACTTCAGCACGATCAAGAAGAAACTAGAG GGAGGTCAGTACAACAGTATGGAGGAGTTCCATTCTGACATGCAGCTGATCAAGTCCAACTGTTTCCAGTACAACCCTCCGGGACACGAGGCACGCAGAGACTGTGAGGAGGTCTTCAACTTCTACCTGCATGAGTATGGTAAACTCATGGAGAAATGCAAG ACTGTGGTGGTTGTTCCCAAGTCTCCCAAGAAGTTCAAGTTGGACGTATCCAAGAGTCCGAGCAAGAGTCTATAA